ACGAGCACGCGCAGACCTTGCGCGCAACGCGCGCCCTTCTCCCGCAGCAGCACGAGCAACACACCGGCCACATAAGACGCCCAGTGCTCCTCCTCGCTGCGGGCGAACCGGGCGCGCGCGGCTTCATACGGTATCGGGACGCCGTTCGGGGCGAGTTCCTCGAGGTCCAGAGACACGGTTGCATGGTCCGCGTTTCGGAGGTCGGCGCTGCGCACGGTGATGCGTGGCGCGGCATCCGCCTGTGCGACGGCATAGGCCGCGCGCGCGAGGGGCATTTCGAGCACCAACCCGCCGCTGTAGTCCGCGAAACCGCCCATCAGGTCGAGCCGCCCGGGCGCGCGCGAGACGAACAGCGGCCGGTCCGGCACGAAGAAACCGCTTTGTCGGGCGAGTTCCCGTTCGAGTCGCGCCATATCCGGCGCCCGGTTCACCGCGCCGTCCGGCAACCTCCACATGACGGACATTCTCCTTCCTTGATTCCGTGCGATGTCGAAATGGTCCGGGGGATCACCCGTTGACCCGGCGATCGCGGAGATAATGGCGGTTCAGAAAGACCTTGGACACTTCCTGCGCCGCGGGATCGAGTTGGAGCGTCTGATAGGCAATCCGGGCAATCTCTTCGAGCATGACGGCGTGACGCACGGCGGCGGGGCAGCTAGGGCCCCACGTCACCGGCCCGTGATGCGGGAGCAACACGCCGGGCATTTCACCGGGTGTCAGCCCGAATTCCGAAAGGCACTCGACTATCGTGCGCGCAAGATTTCGCTTGTAGTCCGAACGCAGTTCGCGCGCGGTGAGCGGACGCGCCACGGGAATCGCGCCATTGAAATAATCCGCGTGCGCCGCGCCCAGACACGGGATGGCGCGGCGCGCCTGCGCCCAACTCGTGGCATAGGCGGAGCGGACATGCACGATGCCGCCGACGTCCGGAGACTGCTGGTAGAGATAGCGGTGCAGCGGCGCGTCGGGCGCCGGCGATGCGTTGCCGTCCACGGGCTCGCCCGTCTTCAGCGATAGGACCACCACGTCGGCGCGGCAGCAATCTTCAAGGGGCGCGTCCGCGGGCAGGATGCCGAAGACGCCCGCGGCGCGGTCGACGCCGCTCACGTTGCCCCATGCGAAGCTGACCAGGCCCGCGTCGATGACGGCGCGGCTTGCCCTGAAGACCTCTTTTCTCAGATTGTCGTATGTCATGGCGTCACCGTGTTTCCTCGCGCAGGACCAACAACTCTTTCATTACTCCGAAGAGGTTCTCGGCATACGCGCGCGTGCCGAGACTATCGTGCAGCTTCTTGTACTGCGCGAACAGCCGTTCATAGACCTTGTGATTTTTCGCGTCAGGCGCGTATTTTTTGTCGCGGACGGCCGTCATGGCCCCAGCCGCCTCGGCGAAGTCCGCGTGGCCGCCTGCCGCCGGCCCCGCGACGACCGCGCCCGCCATCGCCGCGCCCAGCGCGCAGGTCTGTTCGCTGCGCGAGACTTCCATGGTGCGATTCATCACGTCCGCGTAGATTTGCATCACGAGCGGGTTCTTTACCGGAATGCCGCCGCAGTTGATCACGCGCTCGATCTTGACGCCGTATTCGGCAAAGCGCTCGAGGATGATGCGCGCGCCGAAGGCGGTAGCCTCCATGAGCGCGCGATAGATTTCCTCCGCGCGCGTATGCAGCGTCAAGCCGATGACCCCGCCGGTCAGCCGCGGGTCCACGAGCACCGTGCGGTTGCCGTTGTGCCAGTCGAGCGCGAGCAGACCACTCTCGCCCGGCTTCAGCGCCGCCGCGCCGCGCGTCAGCGCCTCGTGCGAACCCTTTTCCGGGCCGCCGGGCTGCATATAATTCACGAACCAGTTGAAAATGTCGCCCACGGCC
The sequence above is drawn from the Candidatus Hydrogenedentota bacterium genome and encodes:
- a CDS encoding class II aldolase/adducin family protein, with product MTYDNLRKEVFRASRAVIDAGLVSFAWGNVSGVDRAAGVFGILPADAPLEDCCRADVVVLSLKTGEPVDGNASPAPDAPLHRYLYQQSPDVGGIVHVRSAYATSWAQARRAIPCLGAAHADYFNGAIPVARPLTARELRSDYKRNLARTIVECLSEFGLTPGEMPGVLLPHHGPVTWGPSCPAAVRHAVMLEEIARIAYQTLQLDPAAQEVSKVFLNRHYLRDRRVNG